The genome window TTTCAGGATCATCGAGTTGGTGGCGATCAGCTTGGCTAAGCGACACTTTCAGATAGGCTACCGTCGCAACAAGTGCGGTAATAAAGGATAAAATGACAAAGAAATGACCTAAGTTTCCAACGGTGGTATGTATCATGATTTATTCATTCACAGGTATCAGCAGGCAGCTGAACAAACCAACCGCCCGCCGCTTACTTATAATTGGGCCGTTTTGGCGGCTTCATAGGTTTTTTCTTCCAGCTTGCCATCCTGGTATTTCGATGGGCACTTGAGCAGAATCTTATCCGCCTGGAAGTGATCACCCTGCATAGAGCCGATGACAACGATCTGCTCCGAACGGTCGAAATCCTGCGGTTTAGGTGCCCGGTAAACCACTTTTTCAATGCGGTTGTCGTTGTCAACCAGCGTAAACTCGAAGTGGTTAGGATCAACCTGTGGTTGGTAATTCATGCCGACAATCTGTCCCTGCGGATCTTTCTTGAGCTTACCAACAACGTGGACAGCGTCCGATTCACCGTTTTTGGCCAGTGATTCAGCCTGTACAAAGTTTACATAAGAGCTGGCATCACCAGCCGTCGAAATGATAATCGTGATAGCGGCTGCAATGACAAGCAGACCGATTATGTGAAGCTTTTTCATTTATTTTTTGAGGTCTTTTTCCAACTTACTGATTTTACTATCGAGGCGAATTAAATAGGCAACGATTCCGAAAAAGGCAACAGCGATAACAGCCACTACTACCCAGATTTTGCCATCGGCTCGCAGGCGGTCAGCCATCTCTATAGGGGCGGCAGCTTCCTGGGCCAATACGCTAAACGACGTTAGTAGTAGTGAAAAAAAGAAAAGAAATGTGCGAAACATAGGTAAAATTAGCCACTTCGGCGGCTCGGTATCAGTGTAACAAGAAAAAGCGGGCAATCATTCCGCCGTGGTGCGCGCATTTGCCCGCTGATTAAAATGATCTTCCGTAATCTCTTGCAGGCGGCGTAGACGTACACGCAACTGCGTCATCCAGACACCCAGCAAGGTCATACCAATAACCGCCGGGTAAAAAACCCGGCGTACCTGGTTATCCATGTCATATTGTCCAAAGGCAGGGTTTCCGCCGTTACCGGGATGAAGCGAATCAGTCATGCGCGGTAGCACAAAAATGAGCGGAATGAATACGGCAAACGCAAAGATGTTATAGACGGCCGAGATCCGGGCACGGCGCTGTTCATCGTCAAATGAAGCGCGCAGAATCAGGTACGCAAAATACATCAGCATCCCAATGGCTGCTCCGTTTAATTTCGGGTCATTTGGCCAGGGATCACCCCAGGTAACAGACGCCCAAAGCGAGCCCGTTGCGCAACCCAGAATACCGAACAAAATAGCGGTATTGGCAAACTCAACGGCAATTAAATCATCGCCAAACCGGCCATGACGCAGGTAGCGAATTGAATAAATCATCGAGGTTAGCATAAGGGTCGTCATGGCAAACCAGAACGACACGTGGAAATAAACATTCCGAATGCTCTCGTTCAGGATGGGTTGACGCGGCACAGGGCCCATTAAGCCAGCCAGGATAACGTACGTCATGATGACGACGGTAAGGGCTTTCCACCAATTTTTCTTCATAAATAAATAACGAACCGCTGGCCCGTATATAATTTAAGGATAGTACACTAACTCCGCCATAAAAACGGAAACAACATCCACGAAACCGCCAGCACAATGGCGTCAATAGCCAGAAGCGTAACAATTTCGTCAAGACTAACGCTGCGATCCAGACCATCAATGGCGTTCTTGGAGACCCGGATGAGCATCAACAGCAACGGCAACACAACAGGAAAGCTGAGAACGGCCATCAACGTGGCGCTGTTCTCGGCTTTCGACGCAATACCGGCTACCAGCGTCAGCGAAGCTGCAAAGCCGATGGCCCCTAAAAACAGATTAACGATAAAAAGCAGCAGATCCTGCACTTTGCTGCCCATCACAAACGCATAAAAACCAAATCCTAGACCTGCCAATACCAGCATTAAAATGGTATTGTAAAGGATTTTAGAGATGATAATGAGTTGTGGGCTGGCCAGCGTGTAGTAATACAACAGCCGCCCGGCACGCTCCTGAACAAAGCTTTTGGCAATCGCGTTAATCGCCGTAAACAGCAAAATAATCCAGAACAGGGCGTTCCAGACCATGGGGGTTAGCTGATTGCGGCGCATGCTGAAAGACAGATAGCAAACAAAGACCGTACTGACGATATACAACAGCATTCCGTTCAACGCGTAACGCTGCCGCCACTCGAGCCGAAACTCTTTCTCCATCAATACACCAATCTGTCGCAACATAGATTTGCCCGTTGCTTGTTGCCGAGACAACAGGAGTTCGGGTTGTTTAATAAGCTACAAAATTACGACACAAACGCCAGTTCCCCCCGAAAGTTTCTGTGATTTTTGTTAACAAAAGTGATGATTGAGTAGTTGACCGATGGATGTTTTTACCATAAAATATTGCAAAACCGAACCGTTTGCCGTAAACTTGCGTTAGTTTGTACTGAGTCTAAATAAGGTACAGCAAGAAAAATCGCTCCGGCGAATCATCGAGCCCACCCATGAGTAAGCGTAGTGTAGCTGATTTAAAGATTGGAGAAAAAGCCATTATTAAAGCGTTCAGTGACAAATGGCTGTCGTTGAAATTGCTTGAAATGGGTTGTTTGCCCGGTACAGAAGTTTGTTTGCACTGCAAGGCTCCGCTAGGCGACCCAATTTGCATAAATGTTGCAGGATATTGCCTGTCAATGCGGAAATCGGAAGCAGCGGTCATCATTGTGGAGTAAGGGCGTTGAGAAGTCTCTGGTGAAGCGTGTCTGTTGTACCTGCCAAGTAGCCACCTGACCGTTGAAATCGAAACCTGTTATAGCCCTTATCGGAAATCCCAATTCCGGAAAATCTTCGTTGTTTAATCAATTGACCGGCTTGCGCCAGAAAACGGGAAATTTTCCGGGCGTTACGGTCGAGAAAAAATCAGGCCCCAGCTCACTGGGCGATTCCATCGAAGCCCTGATTGTTGATCTCCCAGGTGTTTACAGCATTTATCCCAAGTCATTAGACGAGCAAATCGTCACGGATATTCTGGCAAATCCGGCTCACCCAGACTACCCGGATGTTGCCATCGTGGTTGTCGATGCGTCCAACCTGCGTCGTAATTTGCTGCTTTTTACGCAGATTGCCGATTTAGGTGTACCTGTCATCCTGGCGCTGAACATGCTTGATGTGGCGCAGCAACAACAACAGGAAGTTAATGCAGTGCGCTTGTCGATGAAGCTCGGTGTGCCGGTTGTACGGATCAACGCCCGTGTTGGCGAAGGGCTAGGGCTGCTGAAAAAAGCAGTTTTGCAGCAACTGGAAAAACCAACCGTTACTGGCCAGCTATTTTTTGACCCCGCCACAGACCAACAAGCTTTAGTAGGTGATGTAAAAAGCCAATACCAGCTTCAGAATAATTACCTGGCTTTGCAATACGTTATTCAGCACGATGGATTTTCTTTTCTGGATACGCCCAAGCGCGTTGCGCTGGATCGGCTGATTGACAAGCACCAGTTCGTGGAGCAGGAATACCAGGCTCACGAAACCATTGAGCGTTACAAGTACATTGGCGACGTGGTGAAGGAAGCCGTTGTAGATCGCCGTCCGCTTGATCAGCCAACCTGGAGTCAGAAACTAGATCTTTTGCTGCTGCATCCGGTTTGGGGTTATCTGATTTTCGGGGCAATCCTCTTTCTTATTTTCCAGGCCATTTTTGCGTGGTCATCGCTGCCGATGGACGCGATTGACGCCGGAATTGCCAATTTAAATACCTGGCTCAAAGACAACTTGCCATCGGGCAGCTTAACTGACCTGCTCACTGATGGTGTCATTGCAGGAATTGGCGGGGTTGTTATTTTTATTCCCCAGATTGCCTTCCTGTTTTTGCTGGTTGCGTTGCTGGAAGAATCGGGTTATATGTCGCGGGTAATGGTACTCATGGACCGCCTCATGCGGCACTTTGGTTTGAACGGACGTAGTGTCGTGCCGCTGATTTCGGGCGTAGCCTGCGCGGTGCCTGCTATCATGACAACGCGTGCCATTAGCTCCTGGCGGGAGCGTTTGATTACCATCATGGTAACGCCGCTCATGAGTTGCTCCGCCCGGTTGCCTATTTACACCATTCTGATTGCGCTGGTTGTGCCCGAACAAAGGGTGCTGGGTATTTTTAATCTGCAAGGTATTGTGTTGATGGCTTTATACCTGTTGGGTTTGATCGCAGCGTTGCTAGCGGCCTACGTTTTCAAAAAACTCGTCAACGCTAAGGAACGGAGCCTGTTTATTATGGAGTTGCCAACCTACAAGCTGCCGCGTTGGAACCACGTTGGACTAACGATCTGGGAAAGCGTACGGGCGTTTGTCTGGGAGGCGGGTCGAATTATTGTTACTATCTCAATTATTCTTTGGGTGATGGCTTCCTATGGTCCGGGCAACAGTCTGGATCAGGCGGAAGCACGAGTGCGCCAAAACAGCTCGACCGCTTCAGCAGATGTTGTAGAAAATCAGGTGGCATCGGCGCGGCTGGAGGCGTCGTATGCAGGTCGCTTTGGGCAGTTGATTGAGCCAGTTATTAAACCGCTGGGTTACGACTGGAAAATTGGAATTGCGCTGATTGCTTCGTTTGCCGCGCGGGAAGTGTTCGTTGGAACAATCGCTACGATCTATAGCATTGGAAGCGATAGCGCAGACGATGAATCAACCATAAAGGGGAGACTGAAAACAGAAATAAACCCTGAAACAGGGCAGCCAATGTATACGCCGGCACTTGCCTATTCATTGCTGATTTTTTACGTTTTCGCGATGATGTGCATGAGCACCATAGCAATTGTTTACCGCGAAACGAAAAGCTGGAAATGGCCGGCAATTCAGTTATTCTACATGTCGGCACTAGCCTATGTATCAGCCTTTATCGTTTATCAGCTAATGAAATAGCAGAAAAAGGAAATGCTTACCAAAGCAGACCTTTAGAGATCATAGGGTAGATAAAATGGAACAGGATGTAAGCGAAAATCATGACGGTCAGAACACCCATGAACGAGATTTGATCGATATCAAAACGAAAACGACGCTGACTCCGGCTGCCTCTCCAATCTTTGTGAATAGCGTTTCTCATAGTAAAATGGTGTGGTGTAGATTGTCTCTCAAAAGTCCACAAAAAAGGTTAAAAATATAAGCGTAGTAGTACGCGATAAATTTTTTGGGTAATTCTACGGAGTTGGCCAGTTAACCGGCTCCTAACTACTTTTACCCAAAAATTATTCCAAGCTATTTTAAGACTACAACTTCACGACGGAGAAGTGGTAATAGGCTATAGATGAAATTGTTACAATAGATAAGATTTTCGTTAGACAGCTTTAATGTCTACTTTGACTGAGCTGCAATGTGGAAATTGGGGAAATACTTCCCCAATAGGCTGTCCATTTTCTCCACACCAATAATGACTCATTTTTTGGAAAAAGCGTTGTAAGACAAGCCATGAATTTATAGGCAAGTTATGATAGGCTATTCCCAGCGAAGGCCATCGACAAGGTCCAGAGCAGTAAGCCCAACCTGCCCGCGCCGACTTGCCGCCCGATCACCCGCGTGGCCGTGCTCATAGACGCCTAAGACGGCTGCTTCTACAGGATCATAACCTTGAGCGAGGAGAGCAGTTAAAACGCCAGTCAGCACATCGCCAGTACCGCCGGTGCTCATGCCAGGATTCCCGGTTGAGTTGAAGTGAACGCTGCCATCAGGCAATGCCACGGCCGTATGAGCTCCTTTCAGAATGACAATCACGTGGTGGCGCTGCGTAAATTCCCGCAAAATACCTAGTTTGTCATAGTCGCTGGTCCAGCGGCGTGTGAGGCGCTCAAATTCTTTGGGATGGGGAGTTAGGATGCTGTTTTTAGGCAGTTTGGGGATAAGGTCACGATTTTCGGCCAGCAGGTTGAGGGCGTCGGCGTCTATAACCATTGGCTTTTTAACCTTGTCCAGTAGATTCTTCAGCATAGACAGCGTTTCGGGGGCTTTACCAATACCTGGACCTATGCCAACGGCATCGTATTTTTCTGGCTCAGTGCCTTTTACTTTTGAATAGCCCGTCAACAGTTCAGCATGGTCGTCGGGGCGGCACATGGCTTCGGGAACTGTTGTCTGTAGAATAGAATAACCGCAGCCAGGACTATGGACCGTCAACAAGCCTACCCCTGACCTCAGGCAAGCGCGCGAGGCAAGAACAGCCGCCCCAATTTTTCCGTAGCTTCCCGCGAAAATGAGTGCGTGACCAAAAGTGCCTTTGTTGGAAAAGCGGTCACGATGGCGGAGCAGATGACGAATTTCTTTGGTCGTTGTGTAATAATACACT of Tellurirhabdus bombi contains these proteins:
- a CDS encoding cytochrome c maturation protein CcmE domain-containing protein; amino-acid sequence: MKKLHIIGLLVIAAAITIIISTAGDASSYVNFVQAESLAKNGESDAVHVVGKLKKDPQGQIVGMNYQPQVDPNHFEFTLVDNDNRIEKVVYRAPKPQDFDRSEQIVVIGSMQGDHFQADKILLKCPSKYQDGKLEEKTYEAAKTAQL
- a CDS encoding CcmD family protein, with translation MFRTFLFFFSLLLTSFSVLAQEAAAPIEMADRLRADGKIWVVVAVIAVAFFGIVAYLIRLDSKISKLEKDLKK
- the ccsA gene encoding cytochrome c biogenesis protein CcsA, whose translation is MKKNWWKALTVVIMTYVILAGLMGPVPRQPILNESIRNVYFHVSFWFAMTTLMLTSMIYSIRYLRHGRFGDDLIAVEFANTAILFGILGCATGSLWASVTWGDPWPNDPKLNGAAIGMLMYFAYLILRASFDDEQRRARISAVYNIFAFAVFIPLIFVLPRMTDSLHPGNGGNPAFGQYDMDNQVRRVFYPAVIGMTLLGVWMTQLRVRLRRLQEITEDHFNQRANARTTAE
- a CDS encoding heme exporter protein CcmB, producing MLRQIGVLMEKEFRLEWRQRYALNGMLLYIVSTVFVCYLSFSMRRNQLTPMVWNALFWIILLFTAINAIAKSFVQERAGRLLYYYTLASPQLIIISKILYNTILMLVLAGLGFGFYAFVMGSKVQDLLLFIVNLFLGAIGFAASLTLVAGIASKAENSATLMAVLSFPVVLPLLLMLIRVSKNAIDGLDRSVSLDEIVTLLAIDAIVLAVSWMLFPFLWRS
- a CDS encoding FeoA family protein, with amino-acid sequence MSKRSVADLKIGEKAIIKAFSDKWLSLKLLEMGCLPGTEVCLHCKAPLGDPICINVAGYCLSMRKSEAAVIIVE
- the feoB gene encoding ferrous iron transport protein B; this encodes MKSKPVIALIGNPNSGKSSLFNQLTGLRQKTGNFPGVTVEKKSGPSSLGDSIEALIVDLPGVYSIYPKSLDEQIVTDILANPAHPDYPDVAIVVVDASNLRRNLLLFTQIADLGVPVILALNMLDVAQQQQQEVNAVRLSMKLGVPVVRINARVGEGLGLLKKAVLQQLEKPTVTGQLFFDPATDQQALVGDVKSQYQLQNNYLALQYVIQHDGFSFLDTPKRVALDRLIDKHQFVEQEYQAHETIERYKYIGDVVKEAVVDRRPLDQPTWSQKLDLLLLHPVWGYLIFGAILFLIFQAIFAWSSLPMDAIDAGIANLNTWLKDNLPSGSLTDLLTDGVIAGIGGVVIFIPQIAFLFLLVALLEESGYMSRVMVLMDRLMRHFGLNGRSVVPLISGVACAVPAIMTTRAISSWRERLITIMVTPLMSCSARLPIYTILIALVVPEQRVLGIFNLQGIVLMALYLLGLIAALLAAYVFKKLVNAKERSLFIMELPTYKLPRWNHVGLTIWESVRAFVWEAGRIIVTISIILWVMASYGPGNSLDQAEARVRQNSSTASADVVENQVASARLEASYAGRFGQLIEPVIKPLGYDWKIGIALIASFAAREVFVGTIATIYSIGSDSADDESTIKGRLKTEINPETGQPMYTPALAYSLLIFYVFAMMCMSTIAIVYRETKSWKWPAIQLFYMSALAYVSAFIVYQLMK
- a CDS encoding NAD(P)H-hydrate dehydratase, which produces MKILDVDQIRALDQYTIQHEPIAPINLMERAAQAFVDWYTARFDKGRQVRIFCGLGNNGGDGLAIARLLLQLDYTVHTYIVRYAPRESEDCMINHKRLKLIATVNYLENDNDIPVIRHNDVVIDAILGSGLSRPTEGIIRTVIEALNFSPATVISVDIASGLNANAPNGAGTTIVEPDYTVTFQLPKLGFMLPTNSRFVGEWHVVDIGLSRQFMDRANTVYYYTTTKEIRHLLRHRDRFSNKGTFGHALIFAGSYGKIGAAVLASRACLRSGVGLLTVHSPGCGYSILQTTVPEAMCRPDDHAELLTGYSKVKGTEPEKYDAVGIGPGIGKAPETLSMLKNLLDKVKKPMVIDADALNLLAENRDLIPKLPKNSILTPHPKEFERLTRRWTSDYDKLGILREFTQRHHVIVILKGAHTAVALPDGSVHFNSTGNPGMSTGGTGDVLTGVLTALLAQGYDPVEAAVLGVYEHGHAGDRAASRRGQVGLTALDLVDGLRWE